GACGATGTCTGCAGCGTACGAATTGGGGGTCCCGTCCGGCTTTTGCGCATTGTGGAAGCTGAACTTGAGTCTGGAGTTCCCCTTCTTGTAGAGCTCCAGCTGGATCGCCACCGATCTCCAGCCGTAGAACACCTTCGGCTGGAACCCCTGAGCGTTCAGGGCGTCGAGGAGGTTTTGCACCTTTGGTCGCAAATTGGGGTGGAGGCTCTCGATCTTCTTCTCCTGTGGCCACTGTGAGGAGTCTCCGTCCCACCCCCCCGCGCTGCAGAGGCGTTTCCACGTCGTCTTCTCCGGCTCGATGAGGCCGTCCGGCTCGGAGAGGAAACCCTTCTGGAACAGGAGGATCGCGGCGATCGTCTTGGTGCCGCAGATGCCGTCAACCTCCCCGGCATACAACCCTTTCCCCCTCAGCAGTTTCTGCACGAGCACCACATCGTCGTTCTGGTTCTTCCCCCCCTGCCCGACCGAAGCCACTATCGCACTCATAGTTCCTCCTTCTGGACACCATTTTGGAAGCCGACCCTACCTTTATATATAGAATCAGCCGTCCTGCAACAGGTGCCGTGCGGTGTGGCGGCTTGCCGATCGTTTTTATTCATGCTAACGTGCGCAAAAAAAAGGAGAGATGTTGTGGAAAAACCTGAAGCTCTCAACGTATATGGTGATTTTTTTCAGCACACCACCGGAAGCCACGGTGTCGAGATAGCCCATCAGCGCTTTGACAGTCTGGACCAGGAGGCTCTCGCCTATGCTCTGACGATCTATGATTCAGATGCGGCGGCAGTTGATATTGGCGGGGGATTTGGAATACAGGGTATCCGCTTTGCACTGACAGGTATGGACACCACGGTCATCGACCTGATGGATCAAAGTGAGAGAATGGAGCAAGTGAAAAAGCTGCTCGGACTGCAGCAGCTCCGATTCCTGTGCAAGGATGTGCGGCAACTGACAGCGGTTGACTTGCCGGAAAACCTGCAGCTCGTCTACTCTCAGAGGTTTATCCACTATCTCACCTTCCCGGAAGCCACGACCCTTATCAGTCTCATCTCAGGGAGAATGAAGCCGGGGGCGCGCCTCTTCCTTTCTGGCTCAGGAATCGACTCGGAGCTCGGGACGCACTATGCAGGAAAAGGGGTGCCGGTCGAATCGCGTTTCGCTCTCCTCGACGCAGCCATCGCCGACAAACACGGCATACACGCGCCGGTCTGCCTCTACTGCGAAAAGGACCTGCAACGCCTCGTGGAGCCGCACGGCTTCACCGTCGACCACATTTCCAAATCCGCCTTCGGAAACATAAAGGCAGCCTTCACGAAGCGGTAACGCCTCTGCGGGATGCCCTTCAACTGGTCGTCGCATGGCCAGACGAAGGGAAATCCCCCCTGTCCCCCCTTCGCAAAGGGGGGGACGCACTGCCTCGCCTACTCCTTTGGAGGAACACTCCCGAGATGCCCGACGGTGGGACGGAGACGGGGTCAGGTCTTGAAATATAAGGTAGGGCGAAATTCCCGAAGGGAAGTTTCCATGAAACTACGAGCGGGGCCACCGGCATCACACGGGTGGCCCCGGCAGTTGGCAGATTTAACTCACCGCATGCGCGGAACTTTCAGCAACCGCCCGCCTGCTATGGCAA
The DNA window shown above is from Geomonas sp. RF6 and carries:
- a CDS encoding peptidoglycan-binding protein translates to MSAIVASVGQGGKNQNDDVVLVQKLLRGKGLYAGEVDGICGTKTIAAILLFQKGFLSEPDGLIEPEKTTWKRLCSAGGWDGDSSQWPQEKKIESLHPNLRPKVQNLLDALNAQGFQPKVFYGWRSVAIQLELYKKGNSRLKFSFHNAQKPDGTPNSYAADIVDSRFGWSDQAEQVGFWKALGKEAKRQGLIWGGDWEKFRDVAHVQLVPNGQLAAVKHESGL